From one Nitrospira sp. MA-1 genomic stretch:
- a CDS encoding filamentous hemagglutinin N-terminal domain-containing protein produces the protein MLRFPFKIFHRQLRRILVAFLSVGTFVIVDGSPAQAQTPPITSSGLNTQVSAPRHLPGGAVQHDITGGTRPGGGSNLFHSFGDFGVPTDNIANFLNDSGLPTSNILSRVTGGNPSNIFGTIQTKGFGNANLFLMNPAGIVFGPNAALNVGGATHFTTADYVRLEDGAQFTALPGAQDSLLSIAPIVAFGFLGPNPAGISVEGSTLSISEGQPLSLIGGDITIGRSNLTAPGGQIALASVGSPGEILANTFDQTSNIHGHTMGSGGTIRISDQSVIDAGGEHGGKMLIRGGRLVLDHESQIRANTLGAQDGGHVDIAVSENVLIAGTGAQTDTPSGIFAKTEGGGKGGTITISASSVKLTDGGNLSVSTRGEGDAGTIMVNAPDGKVILSGSDNRLTDFSPEEEAVSGLFANTVGTGRAGTITVQTGDLTISEGARISAGTFGRGNGDAGKLFIAATGDVLLSGTQVNGSTSSGLFAGASELTLPGNGLLGSGGTINMTGQTVRILDGAKIHVASIGQEQPDMNRLDNAPSAGTVNIKAAMLDLTGAELDGKVIDIIPSEITASATGPASAGHILLEADNITIKDGGGVTADTESITRIEKTGDIQIQAKENLVISGTADRTEFPPNLLPQNTLNPRTVVQSAVRAQTKGVNRGGEIHISAENLFVDGGGLISNAALNGAGAGGNIHLDVVDTIRLSGAYEKVDKNRTIFRSEISSGTEGPGHGGDISITAKNVEMLDGAWISSRTRGRGSGHAGRVSITAEETVSLSGFMSVYDPEINNTSKTQEISSRIIARAEEHDNRLADLPLGNAGDISITAKNVVMKDGAEIIAPSSSGRVIPITDAIEEIVANMPEEQRPRAGNITVKADTIILSGARTVGGSGKFGWAPTTIRAGVIGPAGTGNVSLTANTIVIRDGADISAETQSSTQGVQRGNVTITAHDSLTLSGYLLRTEFPENPIGSDPFPEANGRTIRPTSIVARTSGTNQAGDIILSAKNLIITEGAQIANGTLNHQLDNAGGGGKILLTADHLTISGMAPFPDAIGRPLPSIISSRTDGPGQAGQIDITSKTIEIKSGGQISASSIPREDAIGAGAGGNIQIVATERFLAKGVGILEGTRGVRSGIFSSTEGTGLGGNLRITAPVIKMKNGAAISASTTGTGNAGDIFITASDSILLDKASVTTEAGSAVGGNIKLTADNRIDVINSQVTSRVREGSGSAGSINFDPDFIVLKNSQILSTAVAGSGGDITLTANSAIVMDPFTFLDARSRFGGNGRVNIESPVQFLSSTIVPLPQNLFPVTTLYGTKCVAEQGRFSSFVESKADSIAPTPGALLASPLLPFSSHSVASNPIDIHGDSNNQTQADPTHATTYSPPVLFSQTTGQRATCRP, from the coding sequence GTGCTTCGCTTTCCTTTCAAAATCTTCCACAGACAATTGCGAAGGATACTCGTTGCCTTTTTATCCGTTGGGACCTTCGTCATTGTGGATGGAAGTCCGGCTCAAGCTCAAACACCACCCATTACTTCATCCGGACTCAATACTCAGGTCAGTGCGCCGAGGCATCTTCCCGGCGGAGCGGTTCAACATGATATTACCGGTGGAACAAGACCGGGTGGCGGAAGTAATCTCTTCCATAGCTTTGGGGATTTTGGTGTTCCCACGGACAATATTGCCAACTTCCTGAACGATTCGGGACTTCCGACTTCAAACATCCTTAGTCGCGTCACCGGCGGCAATCCATCCAATATTTTTGGAACCATTCAAACCAAGGGTTTCGGAAATGCAAATCTCTTTTTGATGAATCCCGCGGGAATAGTCTTCGGCCCCAATGCTGCCTTGAATGTGGGCGGGGCTACCCATTTTACGACCGCTGATTATGTGCGGCTTGAAGATGGGGCCCAGTTCACCGCCCTGCCCGGTGCTCAGGATTCTCTTCTCAGCATTGCTCCGATTGTGGCCTTTGGATTTCTCGGTCCGAATCCAGCCGGCATATCGGTCGAAGGTAGCACGTTGTCGATATCCGAAGGCCAACCGCTTTCGCTCATAGGCGGCGACATCACCATTGGCCGAAGCAATCTCACTGCCCCCGGAGGGCAGATTGCCCTGGCTAGTGTCGGCTCGCCGGGAGAAATCCTGGCGAACACTTTTGACCAGACATCCAATATTCATGGGCATACCATGGGGTCGGGTGGCACTATCAGGATCTCAGACCAGTCTGTCATAGATGCCGGCGGAGAGCATGGTGGCAAGATGTTGATTCGGGGTGGTCGATTGGTCCTCGACCATGAATCCCAAATCCGTGCCAATACGCTGGGAGCGCAAGACGGTGGCCATGTCGATATTGCCGTAAGCGAGAATGTCCTGATAGCGGGTACAGGTGCGCAAACGGACACCCCGAGCGGAATATTTGCCAAAACAGAAGGCGGCGGAAAGGGGGGAACGATTACGATCAGTGCAAGCTCTGTGAAGTTGACTGATGGCGGAAACCTGTCAGTGAGCACCCGAGGGGAAGGGGATGCGGGAACCATTATGGTCAATGCCCCTGATGGCAAGGTCATCCTATCAGGGAGTGATAATCGCTTGACTGATTTTTCGCCTGAGGAAGAGGCCGTGAGCGGCTTGTTTGCCAACACAGTGGGAACAGGTCGGGCGGGTACCATCACGGTGCAGACCGGGGATCTCACTATAAGTGAAGGGGCTCGCATTTCGGCCGGCACCTTTGGGCGAGGCAACGGCGATGCAGGAAAACTCTTTATTGCGGCTACAGGAGACGTTCTTCTTTCAGGCACACAAGTCAATGGCAGCACCTCATCTGGTCTCTTTGCGGGTGCAAGTGAATTGACTCTTCCCGGGAATGGACTTCTGGGTTCCGGCGGAACGATTAACATGACCGGTCAAACTGTCCGGATCCTGGATGGGGCGAAAATACATGTCGCCTCAATAGGACAGGAGCAACCGGACATGAACAGGCTCGATAATGCTCCATCGGCCGGGACCGTGAACATTAAGGCGGCCATGCTGGACCTTACTGGAGCGGAATTGGACGGAAAGGTCATCGACATTATTCCAAGTGAGATAACAGCCAGCGCGACTGGCCCGGCCTCGGCGGGGCACATTCTGTTGGAAGCAGACAATATCACGATTAAAGATGGAGGGGGCGTCACGGCGGATACGGAATCCATAACCAGAATAGAAAAAACCGGGGATATCCAGATACAGGCAAAGGAAAATCTTGTCATCTCGGGAACCGCGGATCGAACGGAGTTTCCACCAAATCTTCTTCCACAAAACACACTTAACCCCCGAACCGTCGTTCAGAGTGCAGTTCGTGCTCAGACAAAGGGCGTGAATCGCGGAGGCGAAATTCACATCAGTGCAGAAAATCTATTTGTTGACGGCGGAGGCCTCATCTCCAATGCGGCTCTTAATGGAGCGGGAGCTGGTGGAAACATACACCTTGACGTCGTAGATACGATTCGATTGTCAGGTGCGTACGAAAAAGTGGACAAGAACAGGACAATTTTTAGAAGTGAGATTTCTAGTGGGACAGAGGGGCCCGGTCATGGTGGTGACATTTCTATCACGGCCAAAAATGTTGAGATGCTGGATGGGGCATGGATTTCATCAAGAACCAGAGGCCGGGGAAGTGGTCATGCCGGCCGGGTGAGTATCACGGCAGAAGAAACCGTTTCTCTCTCCGGATTCATGAGCGTATATGATCCAGAAATCAATAACACCAGCAAAACCCAGGAAATATCAAGTCGAATTATTGCACGCGCAGAAGAACACGACAATCGGCTAGCGGATTTACCTCTTGGTAATGCTGGCGATATCTCGATTACAGCGAAAAATGTCGTGATGAAAGATGGGGCGGAAATCATAGCCCCGTCATCCTCCGGAAGAGTGATACCCATAACGGATGCCATAGAGGAAATCGTTGCCAACATGCCAGAAGAACAGCGTCCACGTGCAGGGAATATCACTGTTAAAGCTGATACAATAATCCTATCCGGCGCGCGAACGGTTGGAGGATCAGGAAAATTCGGTTGGGCTCCAACCACCATCCGCGCTGGGGTTATCGGACCGGCAGGAACCGGGAATGTTTCACTGACTGCCAATACTATTGTCATTCGTGATGGGGCCGATATCAGCGCTGAAACTCAATCTAGCACTCAGGGAGTTCAGCGGGGCAACGTGACGATTACCGCTCATGACAGCTTAACTCTCTCAGGATATCTTTTGCGTACGGAATTTCCAGAAAACCCTATAGGATCAGACCCCTTTCCTGAAGCCAATGGGCGGACGATCAGGCCGACCAGCATTGTTGCCCGAACGAGTGGGACAAATCAGGCTGGGGATATCATTCTCTCGGCAAAAAATCTCATAATTACTGAGGGAGCTCAAATTGCAAATGGGACCCTCAATCATCAGCTTGACAATGCAGGGGGGGGTGGGAAAATCCTTCTCACAGCCGACCATTTGACTATATCTGGCATGGCCCCATTCCCTGATGCCATCGGAAGACCCCTGCCAAGTATTATTTCAAGCAGAACCGATGGGCCTGGTCAAGCCGGTCAAATTGACATTACTTCGAAAACGATAGAAATCAAGAGCGGGGGGCAGATTTCCGCCAGCAGTATTCCCCGCGAGGATGCGATTGGCGCGGGAGCAGGAGGCAATATTCAAATAGTGGCGACCGAAAGATTCCTGGCAAAAGGAGTGGGAATTCTTGAGGGAACCAGAGGTGTTCGAAGTGGAATCTTTAGTAGCACGGAAGGAACTGGATTAGGAGGGAATTTGCGGATTACGGCCCCCGTGATCAAAATGAAAAATGGAGCCGCTATTAGTGCATCCACGACCGGCACGGGAAATGCCGGAGATATTTTCATTACGGCCAGTGACTCAATCCTGCTTGACAAGGCTTCTGTGACAACAGAGGCGGGGTCGGCGGTGGGTGGAAATATTAAACTCACGGCCGATAATCGCATTGATGTGATCAACAGTCAGGTGACTAGCCGAGTTAGGGAAGGATCAGGGTCCGCCGGAAGTATCAATTTCGACCCAGACTTTATCGTACTCAAAAATAGTCAAATATTGAGTACCGCCGTTGCAGGATCTGGAGGTGATATCACCCTCACCGCCAATTCGGCGATCGTGATGGACCCATTTACATTCTTAGACGCGCGTTCGCGGTTCGGGGGCAACGGCAGGGTCAACATTGAATCCCCGGTTCAATTCCTGAGTAGTACCATTGTGCCCTTGCCGCAAAATCTGTTTCCGGTGACGACTCTGTATGGCACCAAATGTGTGGCGGAGCAAGGTCGGTTTAGTTCGTTTGTAGAATCCAAGGCCGACTCCATTGCGCCGACTCCTGGAGCCTTGTTAGCCAGTCCCCTTCTTCCGTTTTCCTCTCATTCTGTTGCGTCGAATCCGATCGATATTCATGGAGATTCAAACAATCAAACACAGGCTGATCCCACTCACGCGACGACATATTCCCCGCCGGTTCTCTTTAGCCAGACCACTGGTCAGCGTGCAACCTGCCGTCCGTAA
- a CDS encoding cation:proton antiporter, with product MIEQFFLQSLLLLGTAVVVVVAFHRLHIPSPLGYLLVGLLLGSYTPGPVIEAQPIRALAEFGIVFLLFTIGLNFSMPQIHALRHQLLGLGTGQVLLTTIAVGLLAWLVGMPIAAAFVVGAVFAQSSTTIISKQLTDQGEEHSRHGRLGIAMSVFQDVTAVPFVVVIPVLAMANTEVVVLASSLGMAFAKAALAFGLVFLAGRWVMRPLFYLVAELRSTEVFTLTVLFVSLVSAWTTSSLGLSMAFGAFLAGMMLGETEFRHQVESTIRPFRDVLLGLFFIGIGMLVDPSTIPEIWHLALAGATVLLLIKTLLVALMVRIAGMDAMTAWRTGWLLAVGGEFGFALLSIALDVGVIQPKIGQIVLTSVLFSMIVAPFLIRYNQVLARWCAPRPAREGKDAVPQVSIETIGHLRDHVIICGYGRIGQSVAHLLEEEQIPYVALDLDPSRVKEANIAGEGVFYGDASERTILEGIGVGTARLVVIGHADVASAHKTLHHLRTLRPDLPIMVRTRDETHVEELRAAGATEVVPETLEAGLMIAAHALVLLDVPISRVARRMREQRNGRYHLLREFFLGDSLLADTREEHNVDRLRPVVLHPDSSVVGHSLHELNLKGVAIAALVRQGQRQLMPSGETRVEAGDVVVLFGSPDDLQRAERALFG from the coding sequence ATGATAGAGCAGTTTTTCCTGCAGTCTCTTTTATTACTCGGAACAGCCGTGGTTGTTGTAGTTGCATTCCACCGGTTGCATATTCCTTCGCCTCTTGGTTATCTGCTCGTTGGCCTTCTGCTCGGTTCGTACACCCCTGGGCCGGTGATTGAAGCCCAGCCCATTCGCGCACTGGCAGAATTCGGCATCGTCTTTTTATTGTTTACCATTGGCCTGAACTTCTCGATGCCGCAGATCCATGCCTTGCGTCATCAGCTACTGGGTCTTGGCACGGGACAGGTCCTGCTTACGACGATCGCGGTGGGCCTCCTGGCTTGGCTCGTGGGGATGCCCATTGCGGCGGCCTTCGTGGTGGGAGCGGTCTTCGCTCAGTCCTCCACAACCATTATCAGTAAGCAACTCACTGATCAGGGAGAGGAGCATAGCCGGCATGGACGGTTGGGGATAGCCATGTCCGTCTTCCAGGATGTTACGGCAGTTCCTTTCGTGGTCGTCATCCCTGTGCTTGCTATGGCGAATACGGAGGTCGTGGTTCTGGCCAGCTCGCTCGGAATGGCATTTGCGAAAGCGGCCCTGGCATTCGGATTGGTCTTTCTGGCCGGACGATGGGTCATGCGCCCGTTGTTTTATCTGGTCGCGGAGCTCCGCTCCACGGAAGTGTTTACCCTGACAGTGCTATTTGTGTCATTGGTCTCGGCATGGACCACGAGTAGCCTTGGCCTGTCTATGGCGTTCGGTGCGTTCCTGGCAGGCATGATGCTGGGTGAGACCGAATTCCGACATCAGGTGGAATCGACAATTCGTCCTTTCCGCGACGTATTGCTTGGTCTATTCTTCATCGGGATCGGTATGTTGGTCGACCCGTCGACAATCCCGGAAATTTGGCATTTGGCCTTGGCGGGAGCCACGGTCTTGTTGCTCATCAAGACCTTACTCGTGGCACTGATGGTACGCATTGCCGGAATGGACGCGATGACGGCCTGGCGTACCGGTTGGCTGCTGGCTGTGGGAGGTGAATTCGGGTTCGCTTTGCTCTCTATCGCGTTGGACGTGGGTGTGATCCAACCAAAAATCGGGCAGATTGTGCTGACCTCTGTATTATTTTCGATGATTGTTGCTCCATTTCTTATCCGGTACAACCAGGTGCTTGCTCGCTGGTGTGCTCCTCGTCCGGCCCGAGAGGGAAAGGATGCGGTGCCCCAAGTCAGCATAGAAACAATCGGACATCTTCGCGATCATGTCATCATTTGCGGGTACGGACGTATTGGGCAGAGTGTGGCTCATCTTCTGGAAGAGGAACAGATTCCTTATGTGGCATTGGATCTGGATCCGTCCAGGGTAAAGGAGGCGAATATCGCAGGAGAGGGAGTTTTTTACGGAGATGCGTCCGAACGTACGATTTTAGAAGGGATTGGTGTCGGCACGGCCCGGCTGGTCGTGATCGGCCACGCAGATGTGGCCTCGGCCCATAAAACTCTGCATCACCTTCGGACTTTACGTCCGGATCTTCCGATCATGGTACGCACCCGCGATGAAACCCACGTCGAGGAATTGCGTGCGGCTGGCGCGACAGAGGTGGTGCCGGAGACGCTGGAGGCCGGTCTCATGATCGCCGCACATGCTCTCGTGTTACTGGACGTGCCCATTTCCCGCGTGGCACGTCGAATGCGGGAACAGCGCAATGGGCGTTATCATTTATTACGTGAGTTCTTTCTGGGCGATAGCCTGCTGGCTGACACGCGGGAAGAACACAACGTCGACCGCCTTCGACCGGTCGTGCTACATCCGGACAGTTCTGTTGTGGGACACTCATTACATGAACTGAATCTTAAGGGCGTTGCGATTGCCGCTTTGGTACGGCAAGGGCAACGACAACTCATGCCGTCAGGCGAAACCAGGGTGGAGGCAGGGGATGTCGTGGTATTATTCGGCTCGCCTGATGATCTCCAGCGAGCTGAGCGTGCCCTGTTTGGATAA
- a CDS encoding sulfite exporter TauE/SafE family protein, translating into MDVTSLAIIASGVFVGMGASFTGLGGGFLMVPLLLFLGFTAQKAVGTSFVGILVIAVSALVAHGRLANVDYKYGLLLGLGGIIGAQIGARLIEGVPTDMFKKIFSVILIGLAIYLFVKK; encoded by the coding sequence ATGGATGTGACATCGTTAGCCATTATTGCGAGCGGGGTATTTGTGGGTATGGGTGCTTCCTTCACCGGGCTTGGTGGCGGATTCTTGATGGTTCCCCTTCTCCTTTTCCTGGGCTTCACGGCACAAAAAGCCGTAGGCACCTCATTCGTGGGGATCCTGGTTATTGCGGTCTCGGCTTTGGTTGCCCACGGTAGGCTGGCTAACGTGGATTACAAATATGGCCTCCTGCTCGGCCTGGGAGGAATCATCGGGGCACAAATCGGTGCTCGCCTTATTGAAGGTGTCCCCACTGACATGTTCAAAAAAATCTTTTCCGTCATTCTCATCGGCCTGGCGATATATTTGTTTGTAAAAAAGTAG
- a CDS encoding class I SAM-dependent methyltransferase — protein MSSAEFDSSQPISMAQLADPHLLYQKSVQSPELDMPFLTEYFESYTNTPLRHFREDFCGTAFLSSHFVTRHPDNHAMGIDLDWPTLNWGIKHNVSHLTPEQQQRLTLVNDNVLNVQYPLSQLTVAMNFSYMVFRDRPTLLEYFRNARRSIQPGGLFMLDIWGGSETQVEQEEHRDIENPVDDGIGDFIFVWDQDVFEPSTYFCTTRIHFLFRDGSELRNAFVYDWRLWTIPEVTELMKEAGFKDVHFLWEGLNAEANEGTGTYHRVEKGDSDPSWIAYLVGQNPE, from the coding sequence ATGAGTTCTGCTGAATTTGACTCTTCCCAACCAATTTCAATGGCTCAATTGGCCGATCCCCATCTTCTTTATCAAAAGAGCGTGCAAAGCCCTGAACTTGACATGCCGTTCCTCACTGAATATTTCGAGAGCTATACCAACACTCCCCTTCGCCACTTTCGGGAGGATTTCTGTGGAACCGCCTTTTTATCCTCCCATTTTGTAACCAGGCATCCCGACAATCATGCCATGGGCATCGACCTGGATTGGCCCACGCTGAATTGGGGCATCAAACACAACGTTTCTCATCTGACTCCCGAGCAACAGCAGCGACTCACATTGGTGAATGACAATGTCTTGAACGTCCAATACCCCCTCTCGCAACTGACCGTCGCCATGAATTTTAGTTATATGGTTTTTCGTGACCGCCCGACCCTTTTAGAATATTTCAGGAATGCCAGGCGATCGATTCAGCCCGGCGGGTTGTTTATGCTGGATATCTGGGGGGGCAGCGAAACGCAGGTGGAACAAGAGGAACATCGAGACATCGAGAATCCGGTTGATGACGGCATCGGCGATTTTATCTTTGTGTGGGATCAGGATGTCTTTGAACCCTCCACGTATTTCTGTACAACCCGGATTCATTTTCTTTTCCGCGATGGCAGTGAGCTTCGCAATGCCTTTGTCTATGATTGGCGCTTGTGGACGATTCCCGAAGTCACAGAACTCATGAAAGAGGCCGGTTTTAAAGACGTGCACTTTCTCTGGGAAGGCCTCAATGCAGAGGCAAATGAAGGGACAGGCACCTATCATCGCGTGGAGAAAGGTGATTCCGATCCATCATGGATCGCCTATCTGGTTGGCCAGAATCCAGAATAA
- a CDS encoding NFACT family protein has protein sequence MALSLFECESIVGELNRALVGGFIQKIHQPRLLTLTLDVRTRGQTSTLLVSVEPRFARLHLTSQKFENPPTPPPFCSFLRSHVEGGRIVEISQEPGDRIVFITIVKAEQVCVLVIALIGNQANVHLLNEKKLTLWSLRESRVKVGERYAPPTLRPVKPSEALPPPSMAGRVPQNGIVIQQEGEMSEPLSESFTEGKGAFREIFPVSAELEARYGQQEQEEGQDAILEQQLFQARKALKHAKRKIQALQEDFKKTERFREYARYGELLKSHLHEIKKGQESIAMVDYYDPALPTLTLPLDPSKDAVWNMEDYFRKYRKFIGAQEHLQPRVDHAQQEMARLEAKLAQLEQGIVDSDFSPKPSKTRGSSVPSGTRVSKGKPAPAQAYRTYTSVDGLPILVGKTAKDNDHLTLKVANADDLWLHARGTPGSHVVVRLEKGATVPPETLKDAATLTLWFSNLRKSGKGEVIYTLRKFVRKGKGFKPGSVTVEREKSLWIELKEDRLKRLKGETSPG, from the coding sequence ATGGCTCTTTCCCTTTTTGAATGTGAGTCTATTGTCGGAGAATTGAACCGGGCTCTTGTCGGTGGGTTCATCCAGAAAATCCACCAACCCCGGCTCCTTACCCTCACCCTCGATGTCCGAACACGAGGACAGACGAGTACCTTACTCGTGAGCGTGGAACCCCGGTTTGCCCGCCTACATCTTACCTCTCAGAAGTTTGAGAATCCGCCGACTCCCCCACCCTTTTGTTCTTTTCTGCGTTCCCACGTGGAGGGTGGGCGCATTGTGGAGATCAGCCAGGAGCCCGGGGACCGGATTGTGTTTATCACCATTGTGAAAGCCGAGCAGGTGTGTGTTTTGGTGATTGCGTTGATCGGCAATCAGGCGAATGTGCATTTGTTGAATGAGAAAAAATTGACGTTGTGGTCATTACGGGAATCGCGTGTGAAGGTCGGAGAGCGCTATGCGCCCCCAACATTGAGGCCGGTGAAACCGTCGGAGGCTCTCCCTCCCCCCTCCATGGCTGGACGGGTCCCTCAGAACGGGATCGTTATTCAGCAGGAAGGCGAAATGAGTGAACCGCTTTCTGAATCCTTTACTGAAGGAAAAGGAGCGTTTAGGGAAATATTTCCGGTGTCGGCTGAACTGGAAGCCCGATATGGCCAACAAGAACAGGAGGAAGGCCAGGATGCCATTCTTGAACAGCAACTGTTTCAGGCTCGAAAGGCGCTGAAGCATGCGAAAAGAAAAATTCAGGCCTTACAAGAAGATTTCAAAAAGACGGAGCGGTTTCGGGAATATGCCCGGTATGGAGAACTATTGAAAAGTCATCTCCATGAAATCAAAAAGGGACAGGAGAGCATCGCCATGGTTGATTATTATGATCCCGCCTTGCCCACTCTGACTCTCCCTCTTGACCCATCTAAAGATGCCGTGTGGAATATGGAAGATTACTTTCGAAAATATCGTAAATTTATCGGGGCTCAGGAACATCTCCAACCCCGTGTGGACCATGCCCAACAGGAGATGGCCCGATTGGAGGCAAAATTGGCGCAGTTGGAACAAGGGATCGTAGATTCTGATTTTTCACCAAAACCCAGCAAAACACGAGGCTCCTCTGTTCCTTCTGGCACTCGAGTATCCAAAGGCAAACCGGCTCCAGCCCAAGCCTACCGGACATATACCTCTGTCGACGGGCTCCCGATTTTAGTCGGAAAAACAGCCAAGGATAATGATCATCTGACATTGAAGGTCGCCAATGCGGATGACCTGTGGCTCCATGCACGAGGGACACCAGGCTCTCATGTGGTTGTCCGGTTGGAGAAAGGCGCCACGGTGCCACCGGAGACCTTAAAGGATGCGGCGACGCTGACCCTCTGGTTTAGTAATTTGCGAAAGAGCGGGAAAGGCGAAGTGATTTATACTCTGCGGAAGTTTGTCAGGAAAGGCAAAGGCTTTAAACCCGGTTCCGTCACGGTGGAGAGAGAAAAGTCGCTCTGGATTGAATTAAAAGAAGATCGATTGAAGAGGTTGAAGGGCGAAACAAGCCCTGGCTAA
- a CDS encoding LysR family transcriptional regulator, with amino-acid sequence MSTPDFNLLVTLDVVLAEGSVARAAQRLRLSPSAMSRALARLRETVGDPLLVRAGRSLVPTPRALELRERVRQLVQDGEAVLRPAEKLNLKQLVRTYTLRTGEGFVENFGPALIARIGEEAPGVRLRFVQKPNKDSAPLRDGTVDLETGVVADTTAPEVRAQALFRDRFIGVVRMGHALSKGKITPSRYAAGKHIVVSRRGLDKGSVDEALEPFGLERKIVTIVGGFSTALALARASDLIATVPERHTGNLRAGMHSFPLPVSLPEVTVSLLWHPRLDADLAHRWLRGHVRDICAAIR; translated from the coding sequence ATGTCGACCCCTGATTTCAACCTGCTTGTCACGCTTGATGTGGTGCTCGCGGAAGGGAGTGTGGCGCGCGCGGCCCAACGGTTGCGGCTGAGCCCGTCGGCGATGAGCCGGGCGCTGGCGCGATTGCGTGAGACGGTTGGCGATCCGCTGTTGGTAAGGGCCGGACGCAGCCTCGTTCCCACACCTCGAGCGCTCGAACTCCGCGAGCGGGTGAGGCAACTCGTGCAGGACGGAGAAGCCGTTCTACGGCCTGCCGAGAAACTCAACCTCAAACAGCTCGTCCGGACGTACACGCTCCGGACCGGCGAAGGCTTTGTGGAGAACTTCGGACCGGCCCTCATTGCCCGCATCGGCGAAGAAGCTCCTGGTGTGCGGTTGCGCTTCGTGCAGAAGCCCAACAAAGACAGCGCGCCCCTTCGCGACGGGACCGTCGATCTGGAAACCGGCGTTGTGGCCGATACGACTGCTCCGGAGGTGCGCGCGCAGGCTTTGTTCCGAGACCGGTTTATTGGGGTCGTGCGAATGGGGCATGCGCTGAGCAAGGGGAAGATCACGCCCTCCCGTTATGCTGCCGGGAAGCACATCGTCGTCTCACGGCGGGGTCTCGACAAGGGATCGGTTGATGAAGCCTTGGAGCCATTCGGGCTGGAGCGAAAAATTGTCACGATCGTCGGTGGCTTTTCGACGGCGCTGGCTCTCGCCCGAGCCTCCGACCTGATCGCCACGGTTCCTGAACGACACACAGGAAACTTGCGGGCCGGGATGCATAGTTTTCCCCTTCCGGTCTCTCTACCGGAGGTCACGGTTTCCCTGCTCTGGCACCCGCGCCTGGATGCCGATCTCGCGCATCGCTGGCTGCGCGGACACGTTCGTGATATCTGCGCGGCGATCCGCTGA